Genomic window (Syngnathus typhle isolate RoL2023-S1 ecotype Sweden linkage group LG4, RoL_Styp_1.0, whole genome shotgun sequence):
cacacacacacacacacacacacacacacactaccgttcaaaagtttggggccacaaaattgtttggaacttttgaacggtagtgtatatatttatttagatcattatttatagattatatatataatcttctgtgtaaaaaatcttataatatatatatgtatacttatattcatagattatatataatctcacccaaacaattttctgaccccaaacttttgaacggtagtgtattatatatatatatataaatataaatatatatatatatatatatatatatatatatttttaatcctTTTGTCATCAACAGTCGTCCAACAGTGCTTCCATTCTGCTCTTTCATTTGTAACTCCTGACCCATGCTGCCGTTGCACTGACCGAGCAAGTGGAGCGTGAGGGTTTGGATCATGTGATCACGTGCTACGTGACTCCATCTCCTCCATTTCACCCTCTATTAGCTGGTGGTGATGGCTCTGTTTCATTGCCTTTACTTCCTGTGTGTACTGCAGTCGACGCTTTCTCAGCAACAACGCTGCTTTGTTGCTACTTGCTAACTAGACCAGCAGCCATAACCAGTGTGATTGTTTGCTTCTCCCACGGGAGACAATGGAGACCCTCAAAAAGGAGACAAGATCCTGTTCAACTGGTTGGGCGTGTCACACGAAACCCTGCGTGTGCGTTGGGATACAGTTGGTGTGCAAAGTGGGCGTGGATGGAAGCTTCTGGCACTGCTTCCTTGCATGTAAATGCTTCCAGGGAGTTAAGATAAGGAGATGTTGAGGATTGTCATCAATTTGATAAACTTGATGGTTCAAAAAGATGGCGGTGGGTGTCAATGAATCCCCTTTATTGTCACCGCTTTAGAGGCCAGTGATGATTGAAGTCCTGCATCCATCCCAAGGTCAAGTCGAACTAGCTTAAACGGTAGCTTTTATTTTCTCTGCTCCCAGGTCTGCAACATCTCGATACCTTTGAACTGCACCTCCTTCCTGCACTTTTAAGTGGACTGTAATGAAACAGCGGGGATGCAAATCAaattgttgtgtgtgtttgtttggtgtGTTCCCGTAGGATTTGGCCAACACGGCAGCCAGCACCTTCCTCTTCTCCTTGTCATCGCTCGTGCTCGTGTGCATAAACCACAACAGCGGGGCTGAAATAGCGGCAGTGGTGAGTACGCCGGCCCGACGTGCGTGCATGCTTACCTCAATTTGCTTAttggaggaataaaaaaaaaaattattggcGCTGCGAGAGCGAGAATTCAAACCTCTCCTTGTCGCATCAACGGGCGAAAGGTTAAGCGCTTTCCCACGGCCATTGTGAATTGTCACCGACTTCCTATTTCCTCTTGCGTGCAGATCTTTGGCTTCCTGGCCGCAGGTGTGTACGCCCTCAACACTTTCCTGGCGCTACGGCGGTGGCGCCGCGGCAACGGGACTCAGAGGGCGCCTCAGAGCAGCGAGTACACGCGAGCGCGCACGGCCTCTCGTGGAGAAATGGAAGCGCGGCCCGAACTGGCGTGAATGGAATCCCATCCGAACGTTCCGCCGTTAAGAGGCTCACTGAAGGAATGGAAAGAAAAGTCGTATCCACGTGGCGACTCCGCCGCTGGGACCTCCGACCAGGCTGGCTTGATGGCAAACTCTGAACGTTTCCAAACGTTGCGTCTCACTGTGAAGACCCAAGTTGAGCTGCCTGAGTGACTTTTGTTTGATGAAGACGGATCAGGAAGACAATTTGCTTCTTTTCTCTACTGACTCCAGCTGTCGGCCGGACAAAACTGATAGTGTGTATTTAATCGCTAAAAGGGTACTTGCGtcgatttatttcattttttctttttcttaacaaactgctttttttttttttttatctgtgacGTTTAGCCACTAAAAAGTTTTGCTTCGTGCAATCGAATagtctgtttcttttttttttttttttacaactcgaACTAATTCCGTGCATTTATACTTTGACAAAAGCGTGAAGGTTGTTCCCAGTTTGTGTCTTAATCCATTCAATTAGTTTTGTCAACACTGTGAGTAAATAGCAcgaggcagattttttttttttttttttgtctccttttTGCACGTCAACCACTTTATAAAGTGACGATGACATACAGTAGATCTTGGTAAATATCACACACAAAATATAAGTCCGTGGCCTGTTAGGTGCATTTGCAAGACAATCTGGTGTGCTTTTGTCTACCATAGAAGGTTGCCTTAGTTTTCTTGTCTTACTTGCTCTGCTGGCGCGTGGTCATGTTTTGCATTCTTTGAAATAGTTTTCAGTAGTTTGGTTCACTTCAAATATTTCCTAGCTGCATAGCATTAGTTTAATCTTTCCTCCAGGGTCATTCTTTGAATGCTTTGAGGTCAAAGTGACCAAGAGTGACTGGACTGTTGCCACGCCTACTTACTTGACCGCACGGGAAAGCCCCGCTTCAAAACAATGCGATGCTTACTGAAtagcgccaccttttggtctttttttcGAAAATGTATTGTGTGTATGAGAGgcttttgaaatgaaaacacaacCGTGCcactatttttttgttgtttttctgcatAGCCCATCCATATATCACTCCTGCAGCCAGAACCACTTGACATATTTATTATGCATTGCCTTTGTTAATTCTGTCATTAAACTAATCAAAGCAAACACTGGCTGGCTTCTCCCCTTTCAATGTTttggtcatttcaaaatgaATGCAATGTCTACTGCAAGAAACCACCACAATGCTTTAATTTCAACATTCCTGTGTAGTCATAACAAAAAATATCAGGCATATGGTGAATAGAACAATTCCAATATTGACTCTATATTAGGTGAAATGTATGCAAGACCAGGTTTGGtgactgaacttttttttttacacaaacaaCTCATCTAGGCAATAAATTGTGTTTGTGGTATTTTGAATAACATACAAAATGTCATGTCAACATTGAACAAAACTTTAAGTGCGACAGTTAGACTGAACGTTCATCTTCAGACGTGGATTTGTACCATTTTAGCGCAACGTTGCTTTGCTGGAACAGACACATCTGCTGGAAATATAAACAACACAAATATGGACTCATCAGCATTCACAAAcccagttagttagttagttagttagttagtctcTTTACCTGTAGTTTCATTGTCTGTGGTCTTGACTGAAGACTTTGGTAGTGTCCGCTTCTTTGGTCCAGGGGTGACTTCAGGAGGACACATTTGACCTGGGCAGTCTTCAGTGTCCGACTCCTCATACGCTGGAAAAGATATTGGAATTGCAGTTACAGTAGCACGAGTTTGTCATGTGTGAATAAGCACATAAATAGCTGTTTTAAAAGGCCTAatgttgtgtatttgtgtggtATTACATTTTTGGAAGCTAAATGTGAAGCCTGCATCACTGCCCTCCTAAATTTCTTATGAGAATTGCCCCTGGACGAGAAAATTTAGaagataaaaatgtaattttctaCTATGTAGTTTGCAACATAAGAGAAAACAATTGAAATGATTGAGTTTTCCAGCGGGAAGCGGAACCTTTAAAATGGACGTCGATTCAGCTACGACGCTAGCTCCGAGTGAATGTTTCGAAAATGTCACGAATAAGTTTTTGTTTCATATTTGATTTTATTCTGACAACATAGGAAGAATGAATGTTTTAATACCCTTAGGGGTGCACCAAGTTTTCTGGCCCCTTTTGGACTCGTGGTAAAAGGCAGCGATGCGCTCCACGGGATTTTTCTCCCACTGCAAGCTGCCGGGCAGCGGGGTTTCCGTCTTGAAATTGAAGTTCCAGCGCTGGCTGTCGTCTTGGCTAGACTGCTGGAGATTCCGTTCCAAGTCTCGGTCCACCTGGTCGCGGTCCACGGCGCCGAACAAACACTTGCGTACCAACTTTGCAGACACGACCGTGTTCATCTTGGTTGTGGTGTGATGGCAATTAgggttggctcgtgagtgaacgatccgTTCAAAAGAaggaatcttttcagtgaacgtatgatatgatatgatatgatatgatatgatatgatatgatatgatatgatatgataatgtatatatgattttacgataaaggaaaattataatgcaatatattttttctttcttttatgttctattgtactatggcagtgcttctcaattattttctgttacgcccccccctagcaagaagaaaactattcgcgccccccctccccaccgtgactatcctaacttgtcttgtaaatcgtaaaatgttgcactgtcgcaaacgtgacagaagtaacaatgagagcgccactgccccctgctgtagtaaacgcgcaattacactttattctagtactgccaaaaaaaaagcctgttccccagggtcacacgcgcccccccaggaatagcaccgcgccccccaaggggggcgcgccccactatttgagaagcactgtactatggagttatcatttttctctatttttattttttcctgtatttttaatgttcgaaataaacgtttaaaaaacaaaacaaaaacgtgagTGAACGGATCACTTCCTGAActtattcgttcttttttcacttCACATGACTTCAACCACCATGCAATGACGTAACTTATCCCACAcggtaggtgtcggtaatgcacaTTGacgctggtgccacctcgccgtataACAAAACGAAGAGAAATGACGTAagttcccgttcacgaacgagtcagtgaaTTGCATTGCTCGTTCACCAACTGTACTTAAtgtagtgtccgagtgacgtcacagatcaaagaGCCAATcaagaggtgggggtgagggcgggtgtggcacttttcactttcagttaagctttgaccatgatttttccctaacgaagtggcctgttattaggtacacttgaaaatggcggtgtatctaatggagtgtccgagtgacgtcacagatcaaacagccaatcaggaggtgggggtgagggcgggtgtggcacttttcaatttcacttaagctttgcccatgatttttccctaatgaagtggcctgttattaggtacacttgaaaatggcggtgtacctaatggagtgtccgagtgacgtcacggatcagacagccaatcagaaagtgggggtgagggcgggtgtggcacttttcactttcagttaagctttgaccctaatatttccctaataaagtggcctgttattaggtacacttgaaaatggcggtgtacctaatagagtgtccttgtgattccctcgttaagcgcacctgcgtgaaaagtttcaGCTcttgcggaacgtgaaaggagctaaaacttttcacgcaggtgcgcttaacgagggtcacttggaaaacatgttggaacgcggccccgaggactagaacttgacacctgtgacctttgaccctgatatttccctaataaagtggcctgttattaggtacacttgaaaatggcggtgtacctaatggagtgtccgagtgacgtcacggatcaaacagccaatcagaaagtgggggtgagggcgagtgtggcacttttcactttcagttaagctttgaccctaatatttccctaataaagtggcctgttattaggtacacttgaaaatggcggtgtacctaatggaatgtccttgtgattccctcgttaagcgcacctgcgtgaaaagttttagctcctgcggaacgtgaaagtggctaaaacttttcacgcaggtgcgcttaacgagggtcacttggaaaacatattggaacgcggccccgaggactagaggtcgacacccctgctttaagtgaaaagtctgttattaggtacacctcatggacactttaATAGGTACACCACACGATGCAGAATGCCAACAATTGGTTTCTAGACCAGATTCTTCATTAAATACTattgatttgtattttataaTTGATTTAATTGATGGTATTTGTATTCTTAATTCGTTCAATTGAATTCTCACTCATTACGCTTGCGTTAAAATGTTCACATTGCATCATGACGTAGAAAATATCTGCAGGATGTgttcattttcttgtttttcaaATATAAGTCTTACTATTTAtggtctttttttatatatatatataaaaaaaacaccttaaTATACATGGTCATTTATTGAGTAAAAGCGTCTACTTATAAAAAAGACATGTACACATatgcaacaaaaataaaatccagtGACTTTATTGTTATACATagagtaaatgtgtgtgtgacaaagcGGGCAAAAAGATTGCCTGATCGATCCACAGTAACGTGAACATCATAAAAACGACGATATGTGCCGCTTGCCGGAGACAAATGACAAATTGTGTTCATTAACCCAATGTATAGATCACTTATCACTTATAGATTACAGATTTGGTGTTATGACCATATTCACTGTGGCTTTGTTTGCACCTCTTATTCCTCAATGGTGGAAGTAGAAGGGAGGACATACAAACTCAatacagataaaaaaataataataaaacagagCAACATAAGGCACTGGCAATGATTCattcccattcacacacacTTGATAGTGACTGGAACAACAACATAGAACAACCTGGAAAAGGGACACTAACAGCAGCAGTGAAgtcaacaaatacaaaacacacacacacacacacacacacaatgaagcAGAAATGTACAATGGTTGAAACCAGCCAACCTGCATCACGTCTCGAGGGTTAGTGGAGtttgtatgtatgaatgtatgaatgaatgtatgaatgtatgaatgtatgtatgtatgtatgtatgtatgtatgtatgtatgtatg
Coding sequences:
- the LOC133152481 gene encoding cyclin-dependent kinase inhibitor 1B-like, coding for MNTVVSAKLVRKCLFGAVDRDQVDRDLERNLQQSSQDDSQRWNFNFKTETPLPGSLQWEKNPVERIAAFYHESKRGQKTWCTPKAYEESDTEDCPGQMCPPEVTPGPKKRTLPKSSVKTTDNETTDVSVPAKQRCAKMVQIHV